Genomic segment of bacterium:
AACGTTCTCCGTCGGGCGTTCCCAAATGAGGCCGAAAGGTCGACCGGGGAGGCCTTAGGAAATATTCTAGTCCTCGAGATGCCGAGAAATAGCCGATCCCGCCGACTCCTGCTGACGCTGCTGTTCGCCGCGGCGTCGGTGACGATTTTCGCCGCGGCCGTCGAACAGAAGGGCGCCGCCTACCGCTTCCTCGGCGTCTTCCGCGAGGTTTGGGCGCTGGTGCGGGAGAACTACGTCGAGCCGGTGGACGAGGCGCAGCTCCTCGACGGGGCGATGCGCGGGATGGCGGCGACCGACGCGGTCGGCGCCTACTACGCCGCCGGCGAGGAAAAGCCGCTGACCGCGCCGCCCGCGCCCGGCCGTCCCGGATTCGAGACGCTGCCCGGCGGGGGCGGCCTCGTCGTCGTCCGCGTGGACGCGGGCTCGCCGGCCGCCAAGGCCGGACTCGAGGTCGGGGACCAGGTCTGGCGGATCGGCGGCAAGCCGGCGCGCCAGACGGCCTGGCCGATGGCCCGGCGGAAGCTGGCCGGACCGGTCGGCGGGCAGCTCGACCTGACGATCCTCGGCGGGCGGGACTTCAAGCTGCGCCAAGTGAAGGTGGCCCTCGAGGCCCCGCAGGGCGCCGGCTACGAGCTCGAACGCCGCGAGGGGCCGGTGGTCCACCTGCGCCTCGGCGACGTCGAGCGGATCGACGCCGCGGCCCTCGGC
This window contains:
- a CDS encoding PDZ domain-containing protein, whose protein sequence is MPRNSRSRRLLLTLLFAAASVTIFAAAVEQKGAAYRFLGVFREVWALVRENYVEPVDEAQLLDGAMRGMAATDAVGAYYAAGEEKPLTAPPAPGRPGFETLPGGGGLVVVRVDAGSPAAKAGLEVGDQVWRIGGKPARQTAWPMARRKLAGPVGGQLDLTILGGRDFKLRQVKVALEAPQGAGYELERREGPVVHLRLGDVERIDAAALGRDLARRLQADRSATLLVDLRGAVSLETDALAKVVGLFAPGAPAARIVPRGGAEEIVPAAQEPRAVPEGRRVVALVDGTTAGIGEALALALKERTGAAIIGRTTYGMGGLPELIPLSRGGAAMVATRELRSAAGAAWADKGIEPDKPLTVQPSASGEDRRDLLLEEALRYVRGDGAPRDRRGA